The Montipora capricornis isolate CH-2021 chromosome 3, ASM3666992v2, whole genome shotgun sequence genome window below encodes:
- the LOC138040827 gene encoding proline-rich transmembrane protein 1-like isoform X2, protein MADYPQGNLDPQLPPCPPPPYSSHDFQNAPAQYPPPGQDYGIKNPSGPVTQEPPVQGANLPQFSYPTQPPHQYPPHPGYQAPVSTQPGYQYPSAPITTQHNIVTVVQQGGPGVILAPQVAPPDYCGLSWFACLCCCWLIGIFAILRSNQTRDAILRGDMVTANQLSTETRKLANTAIVFGVITFVVSMIVRSVILN, encoded by the exons ATCCCCAGCTTCCACCATGTCCTCCACCCCCTTACAGCAGCCATGACTTTCAAAATGCCCCAGCCCAGTATCCCCCTCCTGGTCAAGATTATGGTATCAAAAACCCTTCTGGTCCAGTGACTCAGGAACCACCAGTGCAAGGTGCTAACTTACCTCAGTTTAGTTACCCAACACAACCGCCACACCAGTACCCACCACACCCAGGCTACCAAGCACCAGTCAGCACTCAGCCAGGTTACCAATATCCTAGTGCTCCAATCACAACTCAGCATAACATCGTCACAGTCGTG CAGCAGGGTGGACCAGGTGTCATTCTTGCTCCACAGGTTGCACCACCTGACTACTGTGGGTTGTCCTGGTTTGCCTGTTTGTGTTGCTGCTGGCTAATAGGAATTTTTGCTATATTAAGGTCAAATCAG ACTAGAGATGCAATTTTACGAGGAGACATGGTGACTGCCAACCAATTGAGTACGGAGACGAGGAAGTTAGCCAACACCGCAATAGTGTTTGGGGTTATTACCTTTGTGGTCTCTATGATTGTCCGCTCTGTAATTTTGAATTAG